Proteins co-encoded in one Candidatus Poribacteria bacterium genomic window:
- a CDS encoding zf-TFIIB domain-containing protein: MLPCPDCNNPLTQFPIENDDVDMVSCDGCYGVWLVYPGDDLERVDNVTFDELVEAYGTEYPIDVDPSTVELPEPVEDALM; encoded by the coding sequence ATGCTGCCTTGCCCTGATTGTAATAACCCTTTGACGCAGTTTCCGATTGAAAACGACGATGTAGATATGGTCAGCTGTGACGGGTGCTATGGCGTTTGGCTTGTCTATCCGGGGGACGATCTTGAGCGTGTAGACAACGTCACTTTTGATGAACTCGTCGAAGCTTACGGCACTGAGTATCCGATTGATGTCGATCCGAGTACAGTGGAACTGCCCGAACCCGTTGAAGATGCTTTGATGTGA
- a CDS encoding CRTAC1 family protein, which translates to MKHYCYLSLGANTNPLLLTTLILAISFPILLSAAENRIHFTEQTQQAGIQFKHTKGASQHKYLPETMGAGGLFFDYDNDGHLDIYLVNSGTLDRDSKPRRQPDEMNVLYRNNGDGMFTDTTVAAGLQHNHGYGMGCISADYDNDGDADLYLTNFGPNQLYRNNGDGTFTDVTWDAGVGDGNWSVSASFGDFNLDGHLDLYVVNYLDYQLETAHACFLEGVHIYCGPHEYPGVRDTFYWNNGDGTFTDATSRAGLHNAGKGLGTLFTDYNNDGYPDIFVANDAVPDFLYRNNKDGTFTDVALTAGVAYNSEGRATASMGIASGDYDNDGASDLFITNFSLEVNSLFHNDDGDFYTMTTFEAGLADLSFSQLGFGTKFLDADNNGTLDLFVANGHVWDNVSEITPSLSYRQRCQIFENTGLGQFREVSETAGAFFKRRVVGRGAAIGDYNNDGAMDILVTSNSESAVLLRNDSQMTKINNWVKIVLVGTKRNRDGIGAKVWVRTAKTTQFREGTCGGSYASGSERMLHFGIGSEKTIQSIKVEWQSGHIQTLDFSNAESPINRVIHITENR; encoded by the coding sequence TTGAAGCACTACTGTTATCTCTCGCTCGGTGCTAACACAAATCCCCTTCTACTCACCACTCTCATACTTGCCATCAGTTTTCCTATCTTGCTATCCGCAGCTGAAAATAGAATCCACTTCACTGAACAGACGCAACAAGCCGGTATCCAATTCAAACACACCAAGGGGGCATCTCAACATAAATATCTACCCGAAACGATGGGAGCCGGTGGGCTCTTCTTTGACTACGACAACGATGGGCATCTCGACATCTACCTTGTCAACAGCGGCACCCTTGACCGCGACTCCAAGCCTCGCAGGCAGCCTGACGAAATGAACGTTCTCTACCGGAACAACGGTGATGGAATGTTTACTGATACCACAGTCGCAGCGGGACTTCAACACAATCACGGATACGGTATGGGCTGCATCTCCGCAGATTACGACAATGACGGTGATGCCGACCTCTACCTTACTAATTTCGGTCCAAACCAACTTTATCGGAACAATGGTGATGGTACCTTCACAGATGTCACATGGGACGCAGGGGTGGGAGATGGGAACTGGAGCGTTAGCGCGTCCTTCGGAGACTTCAACCTTGACGGACATTTAGACCTCTATGTGGTAAACTACCTGGATTACCAACTCGAAACAGCGCACGCCTGTTTTCTGGAAGGCGTGCATATCTACTGCGGTCCTCACGAATATCCGGGAGTTCGGGACACGTTCTATTGGAATAATGGGGATGGTACTTTTACAGATGCCACTTCCCGCGCCGGACTCCACAACGCCGGTAAAGGGTTAGGGACACTCTTTACAGACTACAACAACGACGGTTACCCTGATATTTTCGTTGCCAACGACGCTGTCCCAGATTTTCTCTATCGGAATAATAAGGACGGTACTTTTACAGATGTTGCATTAACAGCAGGAGTTGCTTACAATTCAGAAGGTCGAGCGACAGCAAGTATGGGGATCGCTTCGGGTGATTACGACAATGACGGCGCGTCCGATCTTTTTATTACAAACTTCTCCTTGGAAGTCAACAGTCTTTTTCACAATGACGACGGGGATTTCTACACGATGACCACCTTTGAAGCGGGATTGGCTGATCTGAGTTTCTCACAACTCGGTTTCGGGACCAAGTTTCTCGATGCGGACAACAACGGCACGCTCGACCTCTTTGTTGCAAATGGGCATGTGTGGGACAACGTATCAGAAATTACGCCGTCGCTCTCCTACAGACAGAGATGTCAGATCTTTGAAAACACCGGTTTGGGACAATTCAGGGAGGTATCCGAGACAGCTGGTGCGTTTTTCAAACGTCGAGTTGTTGGGCGCGGTGCAGCCATCGGTGACTATAATAACGATGGCGCGATGGATATTCTTGTTACATCCAACAGTGAATCCGCGGTGTTACTACGAAATGACTCTCAAATGACGAAAATAAATAATTGGGTGAAAATTGTGCTTGTTGGAACCAAAAGGAACCGAGATGGCATTGGTGCGAAAGTCTGGGTGCGGACAGCGAAAACAACGCAATTCCGAGAAGGGACGTGCGGTGGGAGTTATGCTTCAGGTAGTGAGCGGATGCTTCACTTTGGTATAGGTTCAGAAAAAACAATCCAATCTATCAAGGTAGAATGGCAAAGTGGACATATCCAGACGCTTGATTTTTCAAACGCGGAAAGCCCCATAAACCGAGTTATCCACATTACAGAAAATCGGTAA
- a CDS encoding PQQ-binding-like beta-propeller repeat protein, which produces MRKAALKGLSAVSRQQSVVSRQFLTAESGAQRNAPKADSPSKANTKLLLTAIFSFVFLASASPAYAVIPQLLGPLTALLSIVPQILAFVGVALLTGLVFARDTVKMFFYKCRDFAAAHKVTATIFSVVILVGFVWGTYLLIDTARNWTTLTPEANVQNTSAGNTSVSRAWSTFRGEKNRTGHVDGLPGPTHGTLAWVFRDEEAMAVDFSSSPAVVGNRLYIGSSHGSIFSLGGATYCIDTESQKVVWRHSSRIPIFSPPAVAGGRVYIGEGYHQDSNCHLRCLDANTGDLIWSFATASHVESTPFISQGKLYFTAGGDGVYCIDALEGQQIWHYGGVHADMSPVVHKGIVYFGTGYDGYQILAVNAETGTEVWSKQMPYPVWGSPSVYEDIVFFGLGRGNFSESAPIPAGKVVALNVETGDTVWEHEAEDAVLTAIAVQDGYVIFGSRDGYVYCLGAMDGELNWKTDLGGPVVSSPAVTPEVVYAATKNGYIYALSAGSGEMQWEFDTRTVTRNIEFYSSPAVANGLLYIGSSDRYIFCLGGDVSDRTIGNR; this is translated from the coding sequence ATGAGAAAAGCAGCATTAAAAGGGCTGTCAGCCGTCAGCCGTCAGCAATCAGTAGTTAGCCGTCAGTTCCTAACCGCTGAGAGTGGAGCGCAGCGGAACGCCCCGAAAGCCGATAGCCCATCGAAAGCGAATACAAAGTTGCTGCTAACAGCAATCTTTTCTTTTGTTTTTCTTGCCTCAGCAAGCCCTGCCTACGCTGTTATTCCGCAGCTTCTCGGACCCCTGACGGCGTTGCTGAGTATCGTCCCGCAAATTCTTGCTTTCGTTGGGGTGGCACTGCTGACAGGACTCGTGTTTGCCAGAGATACAGTTAAAATGTTTTTTTACAAGTGCCGCGATTTTGCTGCTGCACATAAGGTTACTGCGACTATCTTCAGCGTCGTTATTCTGGTTGGGTTTGTTTGGGGAACTTACTTATTGATTGACACGGCACGAAATTGGACAACTCTCACCCCTGAAGCAAATGTCCAGAACACGAGTGCAGGAAACACAAGCGTTAGCAGAGCATGGTCAACTTTCCGAGGTGAAAAAAATCGGACAGGACACGTAGACGGACTTCCGGGACCAACACACGGCACACTGGCATGGGTGTTCAGGGACGAAGAGGCGATGGCGGTTGACTTCTCTTCCTCACCAGCAGTTGTCGGAAATCGGCTTTATATAGGTTCTTCACACGGTTCGATTTTCTCTCTCGGCGGTGCGACGTACTGCATTGATACGGAATCACAGAAGGTCGTCTGGCGGCATAGTTCGCGTATCCCAATTTTCTCGCCCCCTGCCGTTGCCGGCGGCAGAGTCTACATCGGGGAAGGCTACCATCAAGACAGCAATTGTCATCTCCGGTGTCTTGACGCAAACACTGGTGATCTTATCTGGTCCTTTGCAACAGCGAGTCACGTGGAGTCAACACCATTTATCAGTCAAGGGAAACTTTATTTTACAGCCGGTGGTGATGGTGTTTATTGCATTGATGCCTTAGAAGGTCAACAGATTTGGCACTACGGTGGGGTTCATGCTGACATGTCGCCCGTTGTGCATAAGGGAATAGTCTATTTCGGGACAGGCTATGATGGTTACCAGATTCTTGCGGTCAATGCAGAGACAGGCACTGAAGTTTGGTCAAAACAGATGCCTTATCCCGTGTGGGGAAGCCCGAGTGTATACGAAGATATCGTCTTTTTTGGACTCGGAAGAGGAAACTTCTCCGAGAGTGCCCCCATACCCGCGGGCAAAGTCGTCGCGCTTAACGTAGAAACAGGGGACACCGTATGGGAGCACGAAGCGGAAGACGCAGTTCTCACGGCGATCGCTGTTCAAGATGGCTATGTTATCTTTGGTTCGCGCGATGGATATGTCTATTGCCTTGGGGCAATGGACGGGGAACTTAACTGGAAAACGGATCTCGGTGGACCGGTTGTCTCCTCACCGGCTGTAACGCCGGAAGTCGTCTATGCGGCGACAAAAAATGGATATATCTACGCCCTCTCTGCTGGTAGCGGAGAGATGCAGTGGGAGTTTGATACGAGAACTGTCACACGAAATATAGAATTCTATTCATCACCTGCGGTTGCCAACGGATTGTTGTATATCGGAAGCAGCGACCGGTATATTTTTTGTTTGGGTGGTGATGTATCGGACAGAACTATTGGTAACCGCTAA
- a CDS encoding fumarylacetoacetate hydrolase family protein, translating into MKLIQFHLPNLGKRVGIVTREEEVIDVTSEDSPNVLEILELAHREQVSLGVILADIQEKVATPTPIRLQAHPDEENATTESDGLTLKKLDVAPAENVPHLLAPIDSPEVWGCGVTYKRSADMRDDDSEQDIYSRVYYADRPEIFFKATPSRCVGPNGFIGIRSDSALTATEPELAYVLGDNGEIIGYTLCNDVSAWDIERDNPLYLPQSKVFYGCCALGPMFVTPSEVDDPYNLDMTCTVLRGDEVIYEGSVNTSQINWKFEQLTEFLMRDNPIPFGTVVSTGTGIIVPNDLPLAAGDLVKIEIDGFGTLANPVKQL; encoded by the coding sequence ATGAAACTCATCCAATTTCATCTACCAAACTTAGGCAAGCGGGTTGGGATTGTTACCCGCGAAGAGGAAGTCATTGACGTAACAAGCGAAGACTCACCGAATGTATTAGAGATACTGGAACTTGCCCATCGGGAGCAAGTCAGCCTCGGTGTAATACTCGCGGACATCCAAGAAAAGGTGGCGACTCCGACCCCTATACGACTTCAGGCACATCCCGATGAAGAAAATGCAACCACGGAATCAGATGGACTTACATTAAAAAAATTAGATGTTGCCCCTGCTGAAAATGTTCCACACCTCTTAGCACCGATCGACTCCCCCGAAGTCTGGGGATGCGGTGTCACCTACAAACGGAGCGCGGATATGCGGGACGACGACAGTGAACAGGACATCTACAGTCGCGTCTACTACGCCGATCGACCTGAGATATTTTTCAAGGCGACTCCCTCACGTTGCGTAGGTCCTAACGGCTTTATCGGGATTCGGAGCGACTCTGCGCTGACCGCGACCGAGCCTGAACTCGCCTACGTCCTCGGTGACAACGGCGAAATCATTGGATATACGCTCTGCAACGATGTATCCGCCTGGGATATTGAACGGGACAATCCGCTCTACCTACCGCAATCCAAAGTCTTTTATGGATGTTGTGCGCTCGGTCCTATGTTTGTTACACCCTCTGAAGTAGATGATCCGTATAATCTGGATATGACGTGTACCGTTCTGCGGGGCGATGAAGTTATCTATGAAGGTAGCGTGAACACCTCCCAAATCAATTGGAAATTTGAACAACTCACGGAATTCCTGATGCGGGATAACCCGATTCCGTTCGGCACCGTCGTCTCGACGGGGACAGGTATCATTGTACCGAACGATCTGCCACTCGCTGCAGGCGACCTTGTGAAAATAGAAATTGACGGGTTCGGCACCTTAGCAAACCCTGTAAAGCAGCTTTAG
- a CDS encoding Ldh family oxidoreductase: MNVVPKEFIRVMPDAMRDFISEAFQKAGTSEADGAHIAHLLVLTDLRGVFSHGTRQTPGYVGMMLDGKVNPRPNVRCIDESPTTAVYDGDGGMGHFASYHAAKEAVKKAKEMGLGAATSRNHFHFGSAGKYSRLALEADCAGFAVSCHRFRHSSESVIATATGASPMSFALPAGNQPPIVVDMATGIDTKLPLEAAFEQSPAAFFKMLGLSHVSHALGGFMAGIWLFDKPPDPPTIWEGANQGAFIAAIDISRFRPIAEYKAEIDQHIHDARQMRPAPGYDRSDLPGGLEWAREQEWAEIGIPVGKEHQEQLKSVAERVGISLPF, from the coding sequence ATGAATGTAGTTCCAAAAGAATTTATCCGCGTGATGCCGGATGCAATGCGAGACTTCATCAGTGAAGCCTTCCAGAAGGCTGGGACCTCAGAAGCGGATGGTGCGCACATAGCACACCTGCTCGTTCTCACGGATCTGCGGGGTGTGTTCAGTCATGGCACGCGCCAAACGCCCGGATATGTAGGGATGATGCTTGACGGCAAAGTAAATCCACGTCCAAATGTCCGCTGCATTGACGAATCCCCAACAACAGCAGTCTATGACGGCGATGGTGGTATGGGGCATTTTGCTTCGTATCATGCTGCAAAGGAGGCCGTCAAAAAAGCCAAAGAAATGGGATTGGGTGCTGCAACGAGTCGGAACCACTTCCACTTTGGGAGTGCTGGCAAGTATTCACGGCTCGCGCTTGAAGCAGATTGTGCCGGATTCGCGGTCTCCTGCCACCGTTTTCGACATAGTTCTGAGAGCGTAATTGCCACTGCAACGGGTGCTTCGCCGATGAGTTTTGCACTGCCAGCGGGCAACCAACCGCCCATAGTCGTCGATATGGCAACCGGCATTGACACCAAGCTGCCGTTGGAAGCGGCGTTCGAACAGAGTCCAGCTGCGTTCTTCAAGATGTTGGGGTTGAGTCATGTGAGTCATGCGCTCGGTGGGTTTATGGCAGGTATCTGGCTATTCGATAAACCGCCGGATCCGCCAACAATCTGGGAGGGTGCCAATCAAGGTGCTTTTATCGCAGCAATTGACATTTCTCGGTTTCGCCCAATTGCCGAGTATAAAGCAGAGATCGATCAACATATCCACGATGCTCGACAGATGCGACCGGCACCGGGTTATGACCGATCAGATTTGCCTGGCGGCTTAGAATGGGCGCGCGAACAGGAATGGGCTGAAATCGGCATCCCCGTTGGCAAAGAACATCAGGAACAGTTGAAAAGCGTCGCTGAACGCGTTGGTATTTCGCTTCCATTTTAA
- a CDS encoding phytanoyl-CoA dioxygenase family protein, whose product MKVESVIKDFNENGFCILQGILEPVVLTGVKDECEALVAELAAQRYTQGKLMNTYRDAPFETRLMLLYENYPDENPTIFRPELHREGFFGVFAHPVLLKLAHRILGPEIRLYPNYSVRPKLPENKRTEVLWHQDAGYTSETADVLRMMNIWAPLVPVNVENGCMEFIPGSHKWGVVPHEKDEYYLRIHDDYIKPVEAAAVRIEIDPGDVVIFSNLLFHRGLPNRAAHVRWSLDFRYQDARQPTLRSTQGHLLSSQITPDAVVKNAAVWAQLEFQ is encoded by the coding sequence ATGAAAGTGGAATCAGTCATCAAGGACTTCAATGAAAACGGCTTCTGTATTCTTCAGGGTATTTTGGAGCCAGTTGTGCTTACGGGGGTCAAAGACGAATGTGAAGCATTAGTCGCTGAACTTGCGGCACAACGGTATACACAAGGTAAGTTGATGAATACCTATCGTGATGCCCCATTTGAAACCCGCCTGATGCTGCTCTACGAAAACTATCCAGACGAAAATCCGACTATCTTTCGTCCAGAACTGCACCGAGAAGGCTTTTTCGGTGTGTTCGCCCATCCTGTCCTCCTTAAACTTGCACATAGGATCCTCGGTCCAGAGATTCGATTGTATCCAAACTATTCCGTGCGTCCGAAATTGCCTGAGAACAAACGTACAGAAGTTTTGTGGCATCAGGATGCTGGTTATACTTCAGAGACAGCGGATGTCTTGCGGATGATGAACATCTGGGCACCCTTAGTACCAGTCAATGTTGAAAATGGGTGTATGGAATTTATTCCGGGAAGCCATAAATGGGGAGTCGTTCCACACGAAAAAGACGAGTACTATCTACGTATCCACGACGACTATATCAAACCTGTCGAAGCAGCTGCGGTTCGTATAGAGATTGACCCAGGGGATGTTGTGATTTTCAGTAATCTCCTGTTTCACCGCGGGTTACCAAACCGGGCAGCACACGTCCGATGGAGTCTGGATTTTCGTTACCAAGATGCCAGACAGCCGACACTCCGCTCGACCCAAGGACATCTGCTCTCTTCACAAATCACACCCGATGCCGTCGTTAAGAATGCTGCAGTGTGGGCACAACTGGAGTTTCAATAA
- the cysC gene encoding adenylyl-sulfate kinase, which yields MAQQKSTNITWHEAIVTVEDREKLLNQKGCVIWFTGLSGSGKSTLANAVEHVLHQQNHHTYVLDGDNVRHGLNKNLGFSPEDREENIRRIGEVSKLFADAGTIVMTAFISPYRDDRDTARELIAEGRFVEVFVDCPLEVCEARDTKGLYKKARAGEIQEFTGISAPYEPPLDPEVTVNTAELSIEESAKTVVAALVKAGLVPADN from the coding sequence TTGGCTCAACAGAAATCAACGAACATCACGTGGCATGAAGCAATTGTCACGGTAGAAGACAGAGAAAAATTACTGAATCAGAAAGGCTGTGTGATTTGGTTCACTGGACTTTCGGGTTCCGGTAAATCGACTTTAGCAAACGCGGTCGAACACGTATTGCACCAGCAGAACCACCATACATACGTTTTAGATGGCGACAACGTTCGACATGGGTTGAACAAGAACTTAGGCTTCTCACCGGAGGACCGTGAGGAAAATATCCGTCGTATCGGCGAAGTGTCGAAACTTTTTGCGGATGCAGGTACTATCGTTATGACTGCTTTCATCTCACCTTATCGCGACGATAGAGACACGGCAAGAGAACTCATTGCGGAAGGTAGATTTGTCGAAGTTTTCGTTGACTGTCCACTCGAAGTCTGCGAAGCACGCGACACGAAAGGTTTATACAAAAAAGCACGCGCTGGGGAGATTCAGGAGTTCACAGGTATCAGTGCGCCCTACGAACCTCCTCTGGATCCGGAAGTCACAGTGAATACGGCAGAACTCTCTATCGAAGAATCCGCAAAGACAGTCGTCGCGGCTCTTGTTAAGGCGGGTTTAGTGCCTGCTGACAATTAG
- a CDS encoding DSD1 family PLP-dependent enzyme, which yields MKKAVNLEENHKDVGRSAQEQSFKMPFIGMHKTELDTPALLIDLDKMEANIRTMAAYFSTVNAQLRPHLKTHKTPIIAHKQIAAGAIGVTCAKLGEAEAVIHAGIRDVLIANQIVGTQKIARLINLAKHSEIMVAVDNSENVQAISEAAAAKDANVRMLVEVNIGMDRCGVEPGEPALALAELIRKSPNVEFEGLMGYEGHTVAKPDKAARNAAAREAMQILVDTKSFLEQHGVAVSIMSGGGTGTFNITGSIPEMTEVQAGSYVLMDSTYGNVEGIGEHFERALSVLATVVSRPSTDRIIVDTGLKVLAKEFGIPQPIGVTGVEMTGLSEEHGKIQVSDENVSLSPGDKLEILPTHCCTTVNLHDRYYGIRNGIVESVWEIAARGKAQ from the coding sequence ATGAAAAAAGCAGTGAACTTAGAGGAAAACCACAAGGATGTAGGACGCAGTGCCCAGGAGCAATCGTTTAAAATGCCTTTTATCGGCATGCACAAAACGGAACTGGATACGCCTGCCCTACTCATCGATTTAGACAAAATGGAAGCCAACATACGGACGATGGCGGCTTATTTTTCGACGGTGAACGCACAGTTGAGACCCCACTTGAAAACGCATAAAACACCGATTATCGCCCACAAACAGATTGCGGCGGGCGCGATTGGCGTTACGTGCGCAAAGTTAGGTGAAGCAGAGGCGGTGATTCACGCAGGAATTCGAGACGTACTCATCGCCAATCAAATTGTTGGCACCCAAAAGATTGCGCGCCTTATTAATCTCGCAAAGCACTCGGAGATTATGGTTGCAGTTGATAATTCCGAGAACGTGCAAGCCATCTCTGAAGCAGCAGCGGCGAAAGACGCTAACGTCAGGATGTTAGTGGAAGTTAATATCGGCATGGATCGCTGCGGCGTTGAACCGGGTGAACCCGCATTGGCACTGGCTGAACTGATACGCAAAAGTCCAAACGTTGAATTTGAAGGCTTGATGGGATACGAGGGACATACTGTCGCGAAACCCGACAAAGCGGCACGGAACGCTGCTGCACGTGAGGCTATGCAAATTCTGGTGGATACAAAGTCCTTCCTTGAACAACACGGCGTAGCAGTATCCATCATGAGTGGCGGTGGGACTGGCACCTTCAACATTACGGGTAGCATCCCTGAAATGACAGAGGTACAAGCCGGTTCTTACGTTTTGATGGACTCTACTTATGGAAACGTAGAAGGGATTGGCGAACATTTTGAACGTGCTTTGTCAGTTCTGGCAACTGTTGTGAGCCGCCCCTCCACGGATCGGATTATCGTCGATACGGGTTTGAAAGTGCTTGCTAAAGAGTTTGGTATTCCGCAACCTATTGGCGTAACGGGTGTAGAGATGACCGGACTCTCTGAAGAGCACGGAAAGATACAGGTATCCGATGAAAACGTCTCTCTCAGTCCGGGAGATAAACTCGAAATTTTGCCAACGCACTGTTGCACTACAGTGAACCTCCATGACAGATATTACGGCATTCGTAATGGTATTGTCGAATCTGTGTGGGAGATTGCAGCCAGAGGGAAAGCGCAATAA